A portion of the Candidatus Palauibacter polyketidifaciens genome contains these proteins:
- a CDS encoding Zn-dependent hydrolase, producing the protein MTAISGLRVNGDRLWGRLEAMARIGATPAGGVHRLALSDEDRRARDLFRGWAESLGLAVSVDGIGNMFARRDGTGGAGAEGRPPLVLGSHLDSQPTGGRFDGPLGVLAALEVVETLEEHGVRTALPIEVVNWTNEEGARFPPAMMGSGAFSGRFALADALGATDADGVTVSDAIDRIGYRGALPVGGRPLAAALELHIEQGPILEESGCEIGVVTGVQGARWFDMTITGEEAHAGSTPLSRRTDPVAVFGRFLVDAFHRIERDFAPHGRLTFGVLAAEPASRNTVPGRVTVSVDLRHPDDATLDDMEDGLREAANRACLERGAAWRLDDVWRSPPVRFSGRCIDAVRAAADLCGYASMPMVAGAGHDSVHTNDVAPTGMVFVPCEDGISHNEAENITPAQAEAGANVLLHAALALVEPTSADMLSAPTHQLGGAA; encoded by the coding sequence GTGACCGCGATCTCCGGACTCCGGGTGAACGGAGACCGGCTCTGGGGGCGCCTCGAGGCGATGGCGCGCATCGGCGCCACTCCGGCCGGGGGCGTCCACCGCCTCGCCCTGAGCGACGAGGACCGTCGGGCGCGCGATCTCTTCCGGGGGTGGGCCGAGTCGCTGGGCCTCGCGGTGTCCGTCGACGGGATCGGCAACATGTTCGCCCGCCGGGATGGGACCGGCGGCGCCGGGGCCGAAGGCCGACCCCCTCTCGTGCTCGGGAGTCACCTCGACAGCCAGCCGACGGGGGGGCGGTTCGACGGGCCGCTCGGCGTCCTCGCGGCGCTGGAGGTCGTGGAAACGCTCGAGGAGCACGGGGTGCGGACGGCTCTACCGATCGAAGTGGTGAACTGGACGAACGAGGAGGGCGCCCGCTTTCCGCCCGCCATGATGGGCTCGGGCGCCTTCTCCGGCCGCTTTGCGCTCGCGGACGCGCTCGGCGCGACGGACGCGGACGGGGTCACGGTCTCCGACGCCATCGACCGCATCGGCTATCGCGGCGCGCTTCCCGTCGGGGGCCGCCCGCTCGCCGCCGCTCTCGAGTTGCACATCGAGCAGGGCCCGATTCTCGAGGAGAGTGGGTGCGAGATCGGTGTGGTGACCGGCGTGCAGGGCGCCCGCTGGTTCGACATGACGATCACGGGAGAGGAGGCGCACGCAGGGTCGACGCCGCTGTCCCGGCGGACGGATCCGGTGGCGGTGTTCGGGCGGTTTCTCGTCGACGCGTTTCACCGCATCGAACGCGACTTCGCGCCCCACGGCCGGCTGACCTTCGGGGTTCTCGCGGCGGAGCCGGCGTCGCGGAACACCGTGCCCGGGCGCGTCACGGTGAGCGTGGACCTCCGTCACCCCGACGACGCGACCCTCGACGACATGGAGGACGGTCTGCGCGAGGCGGCGAACCGCGCCTGCCTCGAACGCGGAGCGGCGTGGCGGCTCGATGACGTCTGGCGCTCTCCTCCGGTGCGGTTTTCCGGCCGTTGCATCGACGCCGTCCGCGCGGCGGCGGATCTCTGCGGCTATGCCTCCATGCCGATGGTGGCCGGCGCCGGCCATGACTCCGTGCACACGAACGACGTCGCGCCGACGGGGATGGTCTTCGTCCCCTGCGAAGACGGCATCAGCCACAACGAGGCGGAGAACATCACGCCCGCACAGGCGGAGGCGGGCGCCAACGTCCTCCTCCACGCGGCGCTCGCACTCGTGGAGCCGACGTCGGCTGATATGTTGTCCGCGCCGACACACCAACTAGGAGGCGCCGCGTGA
- a CDS encoding carboxylate-amine ligase yields the protein MKAPSLTLGIEEEYQVVHPETGELTSFITEILEGDPETRGQIHPELHQACVETASEVCRDVAEAREEVVRMRRLVSGTVAEKGLAIVAAGTHPFSTWEQQDITPLDRYVGLREDLQQVAERNLIFGTHIHVGIEDRDFMVDAMNVSRYFLPHVLALSTSSPFWEGSKTGLHSYRSIIWRNFPRTGIPMSFGGWSEYDHFIETMVRSNTIPDPTKIWWDVRPNHKFPTLEFRVCDMCTRVEEVVCIAAIFQALVAKLWKLRRDNLTFRLYPEVLLAENKWRAARYGLTGKLIDFGRQSEHPATDLIVELIEWFLDDVVDELGTRAEVEYALRILREGSSSQRQLAVYEETGDVRAVVRHLMAETLEGV from the coding sequence ATGAAAGCGCCTTCACTCACGCTCGGGATCGAAGAGGAGTACCAGGTCGTCCATCCGGAGACCGGCGAACTCACGTCGTTCATCACCGAGATTCTCGAAGGTGATCCGGAGACGCGCGGGCAGATCCACCCGGAACTTCACCAGGCGTGCGTGGAGACGGCGAGCGAGGTCTGCCGGGATGTGGCGGAGGCGCGCGAGGAGGTCGTGCGCATGCGACGCCTCGTCAGCGGCACGGTCGCCGAGAAGGGGCTCGCCATCGTGGCCGCGGGCACGCACCCCTTCTCGACCTGGGAGCAGCAGGACATCACGCCGCTCGACCGTTACGTCGGACTGCGGGAGGATCTGCAGCAGGTCGCCGAACGGAACCTGATCTTCGGCACCCACATCCATGTGGGCATCGAGGATCGGGATTTCATGGTGGATGCGATGAACGTCTCGCGGTACTTCCTCCCGCACGTCCTCGCCCTCTCCACCAGTTCCCCCTTCTGGGAGGGGTCGAAGACGGGCCTTCATTCGTACCGAAGCATCATCTGGCGCAACTTTCCGCGCACGGGCATCCCGATGAGCTTCGGAGGCTGGAGCGAGTACGACCACTTCATCGAGACGATGGTCCGCTCGAACACGATCCCGGACCCGACCAAGATCTGGTGGGATGTGCGTCCCAACCACAAGTTCCCGACGCTCGAATTCCGCGTGTGCGACATGTGCACGCGGGTGGAGGAGGTCGTGTGCATCGCCGCCATCTTCCAGGCGCTGGTGGCGAAACTCTGGAAGCTGCGGCGGGACAACCTCACCTTCCGCCTCTATCCCGAAGTCCTCCTGGCGGAGAACAAGTGGCGCGCCGCCCGGTACGGGCTGACGGGCAAGCTCATCGATTTCGGGCGGCAGAGCGAGCACCCCGCGACCGACCTGATCGTCGAACTCATCGAGTGGTTCCTCGACGACGTGGTCGACGAACTCGGCACCCGCGCGGAGGTGGAATACGCGCTCCGGATCCTCAGGGAAGGGTCGAGTTCGCAGCGGCAACTCGCCGTGTACGAAGAGACCGGCGACGTGCGGGCCGTGGTCCGGCACCTTATGGCGGAGACGCTCGAAGGGGTCTGA
- a CDS encoding MoxR family ATPase has product MQPDIAKIIEELEAVGYIADRGIATAVHLGLAMEKPLLVEGAAGVGKTEIAKAIATWLETELIRLQCYEGLDLPTALYEWNYQKQLLHIRLQDGDRDAEAVQRTIFGPNFLLERPLLRAIRCETRPVLLIDEVDRADEEFEAFLLELLSDFQVSIPELGTVEARTRPVVVLTSNGTRELSDALRRRCLYLWIDYPEPAREIEILRRRRPDIATARAREAVRLAQRLRRERLAKPPGVAETLDFAAALEHLGPEPLRPATARDAIGALVKDPNDLAGLTEERLGELLASSEDGAG; this is encoded by the coding sequence TTGCAACCGGACATCGCGAAGATCATCGAGGAACTCGAAGCGGTGGGCTATATCGCCGACCGGGGGATCGCGACGGCGGTCCATCTCGGCCTCGCCATGGAGAAGCCGCTGCTCGTCGAGGGGGCCGCCGGCGTCGGCAAGACCGAGATCGCCAAGGCGATCGCCACGTGGCTCGAAACGGAGCTCATTCGCCTCCAGTGCTACGAGGGGCTCGACCTTCCCACGGCCCTCTACGAGTGGAACTACCAGAAGCAGCTCCTCCACATCCGCCTGCAGGACGGCGACCGCGATGCCGAGGCGGTCCAGCGCACGATCTTCGGGCCGAACTTCCTCCTCGAGCGGCCGCTCCTGCGCGCGATTCGCTGCGAGACGCGTCCGGTCCTTCTCATCGACGAGGTGGACCGGGCGGACGAGGAGTTCGAGGCGTTCCTGCTCGAGTTGCTGTCGGACTTTCAGGTCTCGATCCCGGAGCTGGGTACGGTCGAGGCCCGGACGCGACCTGTCGTCGTGCTCACCTCGAACGGGACGCGCGAGCTGTCCGACGCGCTGCGCCGCCGATGCCTCTATCTGTGGATCGATTATCCCGAGCCGGCGCGGGAGATCGAGATTCTGCGGCGGCGACGACCGGACATCGCGACCGCCCGGGCGCGGGAGGCCGTGAGGCTCGCCCAGCGGCTGCGGCGCGAGCGGCTGGCCAAGCCCCCCGGCGTAGCGGAGACGCTGGACTTCGCCGCGGCGCTCGAGCACCTGGGGCCGGAGCCGTTGCGTCCGGCGACGGCGCGCGACGCGATCGGGGCGCTCGTGAAGGACCCGAACGACCTGGCCGGACTGACGGAGGAACGGCTGGGGGAGCTGCTCGCCTCATCGGAGGACGGCGCGGGTTGA
- a CDS encoding VWA domain-containing protein, which yields MTPERVVDLGRRLRGEGVACALSESTTAVAALPHIDTEDVEDVRAGLRAAFCSSAADLEIFERCFPAWWRGVQPSSAVENLLSKAAADRGARQPPGVSGPDGPPPVARHDLGEHVREEPDSPERPTGAVYSAAHSLARRSFASIGDEELREVDAWLERLMVRLSTRRSRRLEPGGRRGPIDVRRTLRSLVAHEGELVRLARRRRRHVPPQLVVLCDVSGSMERYSRFLLRFLLGCGRARDIQTFAFSTRLTHLTPWLAGEEIDPALDRLRARGWSSGTRIGECLETFVTRHGRRMLGRRTLVIILSDGLDQGEVEPLRRAMGWIQRRARRVIWLNPLLESSRYAPEARGMRTALPYVDYFQSGHSLEALRTLPGLLRL from the coding sequence TTGACGCCGGAGCGCGTCGTCGACCTGGGCCGGCGGCTGCGCGGCGAAGGGGTGGCCTGCGCGCTTTCCGAGTCCACGACGGCCGTCGCCGCGCTCCCGCATATCGACACGGAGGACGTGGAGGATGTGAGAGCGGGCCTCCGCGCGGCGTTCTGCTCGAGCGCCGCGGATCTCGAGATCTTCGAGCGCTGCTTCCCCGCGTGGTGGCGGGGAGTACAGCCGTCATCCGCGGTCGAGAACCTCCTGTCGAAAGCCGCGGCGGATCGGGGGGCTCGCCAGCCGCCCGGCGTTTCCGGACCCGACGGTCCGCCTCCGGTGGCCCGGCACGACCTCGGGGAGCACGTGCGCGAGGAGCCGGACTCCCCGGAGCGCCCGACCGGCGCCGTCTACAGCGCCGCCCACTCGCTCGCGCGGCGTTCCTTCGCCTCGATCGGCGACGAGGAGCTGCGCGAGGTCGACGCCTGGCTCGAGCGGCTGATGGTGCGGCTTTCCACGCGACGCAGCCGCCGACTTGAGCCCGGCGGCCGCCGGGGACCGATCGACGTCCGGAGAACGCTGCGGTCGCTCGTCGCGCACGAGGGCGAACTCGTCCGGCTGGCGCGGCGACGGCGACGGCACGTACCGCCGCAACTCGTCGTCCTGTGCGACGTGAGCGGCTCGATGGAGCGCTACAGCCGCTTCCTGCTGCGTTTCCTGCTGGGGTGCGGGCGCGCGCGGGACATCCAGACCTTCGCGTTCAGTACACGCCTCACGCACCTCACGCCATGGCTGGCCGGCGAAGAGATCGATCCCGCGCTGGACCGCCTGAGGGCCCGCGGCTGGTCGAGCGGGACGCGGATCGGCGAGTGCCTGGAGACGTTCGTGACCCGGCACGGCCGCCGGATGCTCGGTCGGCGGACGCTCGTGATCATCCTCTCCGACGGACTCGACCAGGGCGAGGTCGAACCCCTCCGGCGCGCGATGGGCTGGATTCAGCGGCGAGCGCGCCGGGTGATCTGGCTCAATCCCCTGCTCGAGAGTTCACGCTACGCGCCCGAAGCCCGGGGCATGCGCACCGCCCTCCCGTACGTGGATTACTTCCAGTCGGGACACAGCCTCGAAGCGCTGAGGACGCTCCCGGGGCTGCTCAGGTTGTGA
- a CDS encoding HU family DNA-binding protein, whose protein sequence is MTKDDFAAKLASQAGLSKASARDVIDCIFSTDSGKGIIAGELDAGRDFTVTGFGTFGTRHRKARMGRNPQTGESIQIAAMNVPTFKAGKGLKDRVRA, encoded by the coding sequence ATGACCAAAGACGATTTCGCGGCGAAGCTCGCCTCACAGGCCGGCCTGAGCAAAGCCAGCGCCAGGGATGTGATCGACTGCATTTTCTCGACGGATTCGGGCAAAGGGATCATCGCAGGCGAGCTTGACGCCGGCCGCGACTTCACGGTCACCGGCTTCGGCACGTTCGGCACCCGGCACCGCAAGGCGCGCATGGGTCGGAACCCGCAGACCGGCGAGTCGATTCAGATTGCGGCCATGAACGTTCCCACCTTCAAGGCGGGCAAGGGGCTCAAGGACCGCGTCCGAGCCTAG
- a CDS encoding SRPBCC family protein, which yields MAIEIEKSFEVPQPVDEVWSFLTDPERIVECLPGATLLEAVDERTYRGEIGLKLGPIGTRFLGEIRFDELDARRHHMKMTGEGRDRRGSGNVRMTMLSQLQSVEEEEGGGTRIWVSQSIALTGRLASFGRGGVIQSVSNVMFNRFTGCVREKLAR from the coding sequence ATGGCGATCGAGATAGAAAAGAGTTTCGAGGTTCCGCAGCCCGTGGACGAGGTCTGGAGCTTCCTGACGGATCCCGAGCGCATCGTCGAGTGCCTGCCGGGCGCGACACTGCTCGAAGCTGTCGACGAGCGTACGTACCGGGGCGAGATCGGACTGAAGCTCGGCCCCATCGGGACCCGCTTCCTGGGCGAGATCCGCTTCGACGAACTCGACGCCCGGCGCCATCACATGAAGATGACGGGGGAGGGACGGGATCGCCGAGGCAGCGGCAACGTGAGAATGACGATGTTGAGTCAACTCCAGTCTGTAGAAGAGGAGGAGGGCGGAGGAACCCGGATATGGGTGTCGCAGTCCATCGCGCTGACCGGACGGCTTGCGTCGTTCGGGCGCGGCGGCGTGATTCAATCGGTGTCGAATGTTATGTTCAACCGCTTCACGGGCTGTGTGCGTGAGAAGCTGGCGCGGTGA
- a CDS encoding aspartate aminotransferase family protein, with protein MTATTNPATANPAGTATAQWQDIDRRHHVHPFIDPRVVAEKGTRVIVGAEGRHLIDSDGRRILDGMGGLWCVNLGYGREELARAAYDQMVELPYYNTFFRSAPPATIELSRVLAELTPGAIAHTFFSSSGSEANDTIVRLVRRYWDLRGKPEKKTFISRTYAYHGSTMAAASLGGFEAMHAVGDLPLPGFEHVMPPYWFAMGAPGETPEETGARAARAVEEKIAELGADRVAAFIGEPVIGAGGVIVPPDNYWPEIQRICRANDVLVVCDEVITGFGRTGEWFGAEKFGIEADLMTIAKGLTSGYLPMSAVLMTDAVYDVLAEGGVIPHGYTYSGHPVSAAVALENLRIMREEGVVDRVREDTGPYFQARLRELNDHPLVGEVRGVGLVASVELSKDKATRELFEPMGEVGALCHEHLYDEGVVFRAMRDVICTSPPLTITRDEVDELVTKARAGIDRTARDLGMM; from the coding sequence GTGACCGCCACGACGAACCCCGCCACGGCGAACCCCGCCGGGACCGCAACGGCGCAATGGCAGGACATCGACCGACGCCACCACGTCCACCCCTTCATCGACCCCAGGGTCGTCGCCGAGAAGGGGACGCGCGTGATCGTGGGCGCGGAGGGCCGCCACCTCATCGACTCCGATGGCCGGCGCATCCTCGACGGCATGGGCGGCCTGTGGTGCGTGAATCTCGGCTACGGACGGGAGGAACTTGCGAGGGCGGCGTACGACCAGATGGTCGAACTCCCCTACTACAACACGTTCTTCCGTTCGGCGCCCCCGGCCACGATCGAGCTGTCGCGGGTCCTCGCGGAGCTCACGCCCGGCGCGATCGCGCACACCTTCTTCTCGAGCTCCGGCTCCGAAGCGAACGACACCATCGTCCGCCTCGTCCGCCGATACTGGGACCTCCGCGGAAAACCCGAAAAGAAGACGTTCATCAGCCGAACCTACGCGTATCACGGCAGCACGATGGCCGCCGCCAGTCTGGGCGGTTTCGAGGCCATGCACGCGGTGGGCGACCTGCCGTTGCCCGGCTTCGAGCACGTAATGCCCCCGTACTGGTTTGCCATGGGAGCGCCCGGCGAGACGCCGGAAGAGACCGGCGCGCGGGCGGCGCGGGCGGTGGAGGAGAAGATCGCCGAACTCGGTGCGGATCGCGTGGCGGCGTTCATCGGCGAGCCCGTCATCGGCGCCGGAGGCGTCATCGTGCCGCCGGACAATTACTGGCCCGAGATCCAGCGCATCTGCCGCGCGAACGATGTGCTCGTGGTCTGCGACGAGGTGATCACCGGCTTCGGCCGCACGGGCGAGTGGTTCGGCGCCGAGAAGTTCGGGATCGAGGCCGACCTCATGACGATCGCCAAGGGACTCACGTCCGGCTATCTGCCGATGTCCGCCGTGCTCATGACCGATGCGGTGTACGACGTCTTGGCCGAAGGCGGGGTGATCCCGCACGGCTACACCTATTCGGGCCACCCGGTCTCCGCCGCCGTGGCCCTGGAGAACCTCCGGATCATGAGGGAGGAAGGCGTCGTCGACCGGGTGAGGGAGGACACCGGCCCCTACTTCCAGGCGCGGCTGAGGGAGTTGAACGATCACCCGCTCGTGGGCGAGGTGCGGGGCGTCGGACTCGTGGCCAGTGTCGAACTCTCGAAGGACAAGGCGACCCGGGAGCTGTTCGAGCCCATGGGCGAGGTGGGCGCCCTCTGTCACGAGCACCTCTACGACGAAGGGGTCGTGTTCCGCGCCATGCGCGACGTCATCTGCACGAGTCCGCCGCTCACGATCACCCGCGACGAGGTCGACGAACTCGTGACGAAGGCCCGGGCGGGCATCGATCGGACGGCGCGGGACCTCGGCATGATGTAG
- a CDS encoding CopD family protein: MDMWFLIGTLSRWALFAGLLVAVGAVAFKLVILRRFPGFEPEEDGAAGVTPERLAARIGGLAVLLAGAGTLGRLAAEASIFRDPFEPLGAELRLLVTGTSWGRAWLGQVAAVVVSGLAFALAAARGARAEFGWIAATAGVALLAYTPALAGHAAGAEHFVTPAITADIFHMVAGGVWLGTLAVMAGVLYLGRRRGASLSKRRIVDWISAFSPLALGSAAVIAVTGLFAAWLHLGSISALWTEPWGRTLSLKLFVVLAIAGCGAYNWRRARGRVGEAEDPPRLPPTVTVELGAAGLLLLVTAVLTGTTPPAH; the protein is encoded by the coding sequence ATGGACATGTGGTTTCTGATCGGCACGCTCTCGCGCTGGGCGTTGTTCGCGGGCCTCCTCGTCGCGGTGGGGGCGGTGGCCTTCAAGCTGGTCATCCTCCGGCGCTTTCCGGGGTTCGAGCCGGAGGAGGATGGAGCCGCCGGCGTGACGCCCGAGAGGCTGGCCGCGCGGATCGGCGGCTTGGCGGTACTCCTCGCCGGCGCGGGCACGCTGGGTCGCCTCGCGGCGGAGGCGAGCATCTTTCGCGATCCGTTCGAACCCCTGGGGGCGGAGCTTCGCCTGCTCGTGACCGGGACTTCGTGGGGCCGGGCGTGGCTCGGACAGGTCGCGGCGGTCGTTGTCTCCGGACTGGCCTTCGCACTCGCCGCGGCGCGGGGGGCGCGGGCGGAATTCGGCTGGATCGCGGCCACGGCGGGGGTGGCCCTCCTCGCGTATACGCCGGCGCTGGCCGGGCATGCAGCCGGAGCCGAGCACTTCGTCACTCCCGCGATCACCGCCGATATCTTCCACATGGTGGCGGGAGGCGTGTGGCTGGGCACGCTGGCCGTGATGGCGGGGGTCCTTTATCTCGGTCGGCGCCGGGGGGCTTCGCTGTCGAAACGCCGCATCGTCGACTGGATCTCGGCCTTCTCGCCGCTCGCGCTGGGCTCGGCGGCGGTCATCGCCGTTACCGGACTCTTCGCGGCATGGCTCCATCTCGGCTCCATCTCGGCGCTCTGGACCGAACCCTGGGGCCGGACGCTGAGTCTGAAGCTCTTCGTCGTTCTCGCGATCGCGGGTTGCGGCGCGTACAACTGGCGACGCGCTCGCGGCCGGGTGGGGGAAGCCGAGGATCCACCGCGTCTCCCGCCGACCGTCACCGTCGAACTGGGCGCGGCGGGTCTGCTTCTCCTCGTCACGGCCGTCCTCACCGGCACGACGCCCCCGGCCCATTGA